A stretch of Geobacter sp. DNA encodes these proteins:
- a CDS encoding polysaccharide deacetylase family protein, which translates to MTMLLQQIKTYIKQYTSILMLKSGFITMQLNGNGGRIVLLMYHRVTHERDALGLSISPVFFEQQLKFLKSRFKMISLTEVVSMLASGTLSGEYACLTFDDGYRDNYDHAYQLLRKYNVPATIFVTVDSLETGNFGWHTFDKAILGSECETIDLTEFALGIIDLRTSDKKKQAICHFHHVLKKCAHEKREAVVRKVITELAADANFDRIMLTWHEAKEMQASGLVTIGAHTLTHPILTRVNHARACFEITKSKTIIEEKLGSPVEFFAYPNGREEDFDDGIVCMLKNAGYLAACTTIPGSIMGVQNLYRLPRIAVNYSMCEGTRGRFSSEMFEVAVTGPFSLER; encoded by the coding sequence ATGACAATGCTGTTACAACAAATAAAAACTTATATCAAACAATATACTTCGATACTGATGTTGAAATCAGGCTTCATTACTATGCAACTCAATGGCAATGGCGGGCGTATTGTTCTTCTTATGTATCACAGGGTCACTCATGAGCGAGATGCCCTTGGGTTGTCAATATCACCAGTGTTTTTTGAGCAACAATTGAAATTCTTGAAATCACGCTTCAAAATGATCAGTCTTACTGAAGTTGTCTCAATGCTGGCCAGCGGCACACTCTCCGGAGAATATGCATGTCTGACGTTTGACGATGGGTACCGGGACAATTATGACCACGCATACCAGCTACTCAGGAAATATAACGTTCCGGCCACAATCTTCGTCACGGTTGATAGCCTCGAAACTGGTAATTTCGGTTGGCATACATTTGATAAAGCAATTCTTGGCTCCGAGTGTGAAACCATAGATCTGACGGAATTCGCTCTTGGTATTATTGATTTAAGGACAAGTGACAAGAAGAAGCAAGCGATCTGCCATTTCCACCATGTATTGAAAAAATGCGCCCACGAGAAGCGTGAAGCGGTGGTACGGAAAGTCATTACTGAATTGGCTGCTGACGCAAACTTCGACCGTATCATGCTTACGTGGCATGAGGCAAAGGAGATGCAAGCTAGCGGTCTTGTTACAATTGGAGCTCACACTTTGACTCATCCGATTCTAACGCGGGTGAATCATGCCAGAGCCTGTTTTGAAATCACCAAGAGCAAGACAATTATTGAGGAAAAACTCGGCTCTCCCGTAGAATTCTTTGCATATCCGAATGGGCGGGAAGAGGACTTTGATGACGGAATTGTATGTATGCTAAAAAATGCCGGGTATTTAGCTGCCTGTACAACTATACCAGGTTCGATAATGGGTGTGCAGAATCTCTACAGGCTGCCACGAATTGCTGTTAATTACAGTATGTGCGAAGGGACCAGGGGTAGGTTTTCATCTGAAATGTTTGAGGTAGCTGTAACCGGTCCATTTTCCCTTGAAAGGTAG
- a CDS encoding polysaccharide deacetylase family protein, with translation MNNVQNIKQIIKKSISMICLKDNGDKQLLLTFDDGPADEITLHVLNKLSHYDVKAVFFLVGKYIENRQDILKSIINNGHEIGNHSYYHHNDIEPPFVEYFKEVRKCQNIVKSITGHSPRYFRPPRGILSYKSIIIARMLRLKILLWSLDFDDWKCNDVCDADLVASQIINNISNNDILLLHDNNKNILHILDVILPILSEYSMMPDINSV, from the coding sequence ATGAATAATGTACAAAATATAAAACAGATCATAAAGAAGAGTATTTCTATGATCTGTTTGAAGGATAATGGGGATAAGCAATTATTGCTAACATTCGATGATGGGCCGGCGGATGAAATAACTTTACATGTATTAAATAAATTATCACATTACGATGTAAAAGCTGTATTTTTTCTAGTGGGGAAGTATATCGAAAATAGACAAGATATTTTAAAATCAATAATTAATAATGGGCACGAAATTGGTAATCATAGCTATTATCATCACAATGATATAGAACCTCCTTTTGTGGAGTACTTTAAAGAAGTTAGAAAATGCCAAAATATTGTAAAATCGATAACTGGGCACAGCCCAAGATATTTCAGGCCACCGAGGGGCATTTTATCATATAAATCCATTATCATAGCTAGAATGCTCAGGCTTAAGATATTATTGTGGTCACTAGATTTCGATGATTGGAAATGTAATGATGTTTGCGATGCTGATTTAGTTGCTAGTCAAATCATAAATAACATTAGTAATAATGATATATTGCTTTTGCATGATAACAATAAAAATATACTTCATATATTAGATGTTATTTTGCCGATACTTTCAGAATATAGTATGATGCCAGATATAAATAGTGTGTAA
- a CDS encoding GNAT family N-acetyltransferase, producing the protein MKIQAISNIKDLAALKNQWNDLLAASASDSVFLTHEWLYTWWEVFGNEYELFVLTCRNEPEGHLVGIFPAYLKTAGFPIRTRSVRLLGSEHVTSDFLECIALKGLEEEVYGALFVYLVQKSDLWDLIEITDVPEQSVFAGFLRRQGILPAFTQLDNEKFCPYLPLPSNWDEFLSGLSSKTRRNVRYYRNNLGRHAIVDIEEVTTLKQLHEVMPDMVRLHQERKQQVGYSGRFSSQSYKRFHDAICESFLNVGRLLLVFLKVDGKRVAFYYNFTFQGRVNVYQSGFDIEWSKFSVGALLLGHIIEMSITGGNKYIDFLRGHEQYKYHWTEQERKLMDYVSYNNSLRGSILKITNRSLSAAKSGLKKVLPEIIQNNARRVMALLK; encoded by the coding sequence ATGAAAATTCAGGCAATATCAAATATTAAAGACCTTGCTGCCTTGAAAAATCAATGGAATGATCTCCTTGCTGCTTCTGCATCTGATAGTGTCTTTCTTACCCATGAGTGGCTTTACACATGGTGGGAGGTCTTTGGTAATGAATATGAGCTCTTTGTCTTGACATGCAGAAATGAGCCGGAAGGCCATCTTGTTGGGATTTTCCCGGCCTATCTAAAGACGGCGGGATTCCCTATTAGAACAAGATCAGTCAGATTGCTTGGTAGTGAGCATGTGACGTCTGATTTTCTTGAGTGTATTGCCTTGAAAGGTTTGGAAGAGGAGGTCTATGGAGCACTTTTTGTGTATCTGGTGCAAAAAAGCGATTTGTGGGATTTGATCGAAATTACTGATGTACCTGAACAATCTGTTTTTGCGGGATTTTTGAGAAGACAGGGTATTCTTCCGGCATTCACTCAACTCGACAATGAAAAGTTTTGCCCATATTTGCCACTACCTTCAAATTGGGATGAATTCCTATCAGGTCTTTCGTCTAAGACACGACGTAATGTTAGATATTATCGGAACAACCTGGGGAGACACGCAATTGTTGACATTGAGGAAGTGACAACGCTGAAACAACTGCATGAGGTGATGCCGGACATGGTTAGGTTGCATCAGGAGCGGAAGCAACAGGTTGGATATTCTGGCCGATTTTCATCGCAGAGTTACAAAAGGTTTCATGACGCGATTTGTGAGAGTTTTCTAAATGTCGGAAGGCTTTTATTGGTTTTCCTAAAAGTTGATGGTAAGCGAGTGGCCTTTTATTATAATTTCACTTTCCAGGGCAGAGTCAATGTTTATCAATCCGGTTTCGACATTGAGTGGAGTAAGTTTAGTGTTGGCGCACTGCTTTTAGGGCATATTATTGAAATGTCTATAACTGGTGGGAATAAATATATTGACTTCCTTCGGGGGCATGAACAGTATAAGTATCATTGGACCGAACAAGAACGAAAATTAATGGATTATGTTTCATACAACAATTCGCTTCGTGGAAGCATTTTGAAAATTACTAATCGATCTTTGTCCGCTGCCAAAAGTGGGTTGAAAAAAGTATTGCCTGAAATAATTCAGAATAACGCTCGTAGAGTTATGGCATTACTCAAATGA
- a CDS encoding oligosaccharide flippase family protein, producing the protein MSKDHVFKKLLKNSGTIFLGNSAASALNMVSFSLMAKAVGAEFLAVYALSQTYANLVNDIFNVQTWEGLIKFGSTKLSDDEMASLIKTNIVIDSISALVAFVFALLLALPVTILAGWDRANIPIISLYSISILFNSTTLTIGIPRLMREFSGVAKIQIGVSVIRLLSVGLCYFLGGASRLFISIYLCMDILTNIGLICFSVHLVKQKLGSGWWSKKLIFNREQISFIWWSNLRTIIRIPVRHFDVIVISSVISMEALGAYKVYKEITKVISNVSDPVSQAIFPEFTKLIGTENHNESVALARKSMFAMSIVAIALSVFLCLISEIVVKTFFGHEFLIHMNILYLMIVITAFAFSTTPINSLFIAAGFAKASFYVVLITNSVYLLMAFWCGSVWGLLGIVLANAVQFVLNKELKVFILKRAGRWTVKA; encoded by the coding sequence ATGTCAAAAGATCATGTCTTCAAAAAACTGTTGAAAAACTCCGGAACCATTTTTTTGGGAAACTCGGCAGCATCAGCGTTGAACATGGTCTCGTTTTCTCTGATGGCGAAAGCGGTTGGTGCTGAGTTTCTTGCAGTTTACGCTCTTTCTCAAACATATGCCAATTTGGTAAACGACATCTTCAACGTTCAGACATGGGAAGGGCTAATAAAATTCGGGTCGACAAAATTAAGCGATGACGAGATGGCGAGTTTGATTAAAACCAATATTGTGATCGATTCCATAAGCGCCTTGGTAGCCTTTGTTTTTGCACTGCTCTTGGCCCTGCCAGTAACGATTCTCGCAGGATGGGATCGCGCTAATATCCCAATAATCTCTTTGTACTCTATTTCAATCCTGTTTAACAGTACAACTTTGACGATCGGAATTCCCAGGCTTATGAGGGAATTCTCAGGTGTTGCAAAAATCCAAATAGGTGTTTCCGTTATCAGGCTGCTATCTGTAGGACTCTGTTATTTCTTGGGGGGGGCCTCCCGCTTGTTCATAAGTATTTACCTTTGTATGGATATACTCACCAATATTGGGTTAATATGCTTCAGTGTGCATCTCGTTAAGCAGAAGCTTGGCAGTGGATGGTGGTCGAAAAAGCTAATATTTAATAGAGAGCAAATAAGCTTCATTTGGTGGTCCAACCTTAGGACTATAATCAGGATACCTGTCAGGCACTTCGATGTAATTGTAATTAGCTCGGTTATATCAATGGAAGCATTGGGAGCCTATAAGGTCTATAAGGAAATTACCAAGGTGATATCTAACGTTTCAGATCCCGTAAGTCAAGCTATTTTCCCAGAGTTTACCAAGTTGATAGGTACTGAAAATCACAATGAGTCTGTAGCTCTTGCAAGAAAGTCAATGTTTGCTATGTCTATAGTTGCTATTGCACTTTCAGTGTTCCTTTGTCTTATCTCTGAAATAGTTGTAAAAACATTTTTTGGACATGAGTTTTTAATACATATGAATATACTGTATTTAATGATAGTTATTACCGCATTCGCATTTTCTACAACACCTATAAATTCATTGTTTATCGCAGCTGGTTTTGCTAAGGCAAGTTTTTATGTAGTCCTTATTACAAACAGTGTGTACCTTTTGATGGCATTTTGGTGTGGTTCTGTATGGGGACTTTTGGGGATAGTATTAGCCAATGCAGTTCAGTTTGTACTAAACAAAGAGTTAAAGGTATTTATTCTAAAAAGGGCTGGGAGGTGGACGGTTAAAGCTTAA
- a CDS encoding glycosyltransferase, whose product MQMDFTIIIPAKNEEKYISMCLDSINAMDTEGLTFEVIVVDNGSTDKTVSIAKAKGATVFEKPDLTISALRNFGATQAAGDILAFLDADCTVDNKWLKNALVYKDQNEVVSFGSPAVIPENATWVQTSWFAIREKKCQIQEVNWHESANVFVLKKAFEEVGGFDETLITCEDYDLSARLKKIGRLLCDNRIVAVHHREPATVGDFFRKEKWRGKSNLSGVMSHGLQWNEMPSLILPFIHCLFALSFMLCVIALFVNGKECLHYAIIIFLIWQSPFMVLACYKNRSVRPVYVFQLYLLINVYFFARGLAVFRL is encoded by the coding sequence ATGCAAATGGATTTTACAATAATTATACCAGCCAAAAATGAAGAGAAATATATTAGCATGTGTCTTGATTCCATAAATGCTATGGATACTGAAGGTTTAACTTTTGAAGTTATTGTTGTTGATAATGGTTCAACTGATAAGACAGTCTCTATTGCAAAAGCCAAAGGTGCCACAGTTTTTGAGAAGCCTGATTTAACCATTTCGGCTCTTCGAAATTTTGGAGCTACTCAAGCTGCTGGAGATATTCTCGCCTTTTTGGATGCGGATTGCACAGTTGACAATAAATGGCTCAAAAACGCCTTAGTTTATAAAGATCAAAATGAAGTTGTATCTTTTGGCAGTCCTGCAGTTATTCCCGAAAATGCAACATGGGTGCAAACAAGTTGGTTTGCGATAAGAGAGAAAAAGTGCCAGATTCAAGAGGTAAATTGGCATGAATCTGCGAATGTTTTTGTGTTAAAGAAGGCTTTTGAAGAGGTAGGAGGGTTTGACGAGACGTTGATTACTTGTGAAGATTATGACCTTTCTGCAAGACTAAAAAAGATAGGTCGATTGCTCTGTGATAATAGGATAGTTGCTGTTCACCACCGAGAACCTGCGACTGTAGGAGATTTTTTTAGGAAAGAAAAATGGCGTGGCAAAAGCAATTTATCAGGTGTGATGAGCCACGGACTTCAATGGAATGAAATGCCAAGTTTAATCTTGCCTTTTATTCACTGTCTTTTTGCATTATCTTTTATGTTATGTGTCATTGCATTATTTGTTAATGGTAAAGAATGCCTGCATTATGCAATTATTATATTCTTGATATGGCAATCACCTTTTATGGTGCTTGCTTGCTATAAGAATAGGAGTGTCAGGCCTGTTTATGTATTTCAATTGTATTTATTGATTAATGTGTACTTCTTTGCCCGTGGATTGGCTGTTTTTCGATTATAA
- a CDS encoding glycosyltransferase, with protein sequence MIAAVDVSFVILTWNSESYISRCLDSLLVSLEGTGLSFEIFVVDNGSRDTTADILKVYEKTMQGVVIPIFFKTNLGTTVSRNAALRMVRGVYICVMDSDVEAIPGVFPKLIEVLCEEPKVGMVVPQILYPSGRWQKSTDRFPTLMHKINRYFRLRQIEAAEESAAIDNTEKRDVDYAISALWLFRSEVLETVGLLDEKIFYAPEDVDYCLRIWEKGYRILYFPAVHVIHHTQEISRGFKFNKAKIEHVKGLIYLFIKHRYVFVGPKFKAP encoded by the coding sequence ATGATTGCGGCAGTAGATGTCTCTTTTGTCATCCTTACTTGGAACTCGGAAAGCTACATCTCTAGATGTCTTGATTCACTTTTGGTAAGTTTGGAGGGGACTGGACTTTCATTCGAGATTTTTGTCGTCGACAATGGTTCCCGCGATACTACAGCCGATATTTTGAAGGTATACGAGAAGACAATGCAAGGGGTAGTCATTCCAATTTTCTTCAAAACGAATCTTGGAACGACAGTTTCTCGCAACGCTGCCCTGCGGATGGTTCGGGGTGTGTATATATGTGTTATGGATTCGGATGTTGAGGCAATTCCTGGGGTGTTCCCAAAGCTGATAGAAGTTCTATGCGAGGAACCTAAGGTTGGGATGGTTGTCCCGCAAATTCTCTATCCGAGCGGTCGCTGGCAAAAATCTACGGATCGTTTTCCAACCTTGATGCATAAGATCAACCGATATTTTCGCCTTCGGCAGATTGAGGCAGCTGAGGAGAGTGCGGCCATAGATAACACGGAAAAACGCGATGTTGATTACGCAATATCTGCACTTTGGCTGTTTCGGAGTGAGGTGTTGGAAACAGTGGGATTACTCGATGAAAAGATCTTCTATGCTCCTGAGGATGTAGATTATTGTCTGCGAATTTGGGAAAAAGGATACCGTATTCTTTACTTTCCTGCAGTACATGTTATCCATCATACGCAAGAAATTTCACGTGGTTTTAAGTTTAATAAAGCAAAAATTGAACATGTAAAAGGGCTTATATATTTATTCATTAAACATCGCTATGTGTTCGTTGGACCAAAGTTTAAAGCTCCATAA
- a CDS encoding FemAB family PEP-CTERM system-associated protein, producing the protein MNICCIGNEEHQIWDDFISRHPSATSYHQYSWRKIIENSFGHPCYYLVLWADSGLVSGILPLVHMKSMLFGNSLVSLPFVNYGGLLCDSTDAEIALLRETEALRQSLGSDHVELRHIGSEKEQLPSRKRKVTMILSLNQDESAQWKGFNAKLRNQIRKAEKSGLEPIIGHLDLLDGFYDVFVRNMRDLGTPVYSKEFFKNVLEEFPDSSRIIAVRHKGKVIAAGIAIWFRDTIEIPWASSIADYRNYCPNNMLYWEAIRFAIGKGFSKFDFGRSTPNEGTYNFKKQWGAEPVQLYWQYLLAEEKQLPNLNPNNPKFGIAISVWKRLPVWVTRILGPRIVRSIP; encoded by the coding sequence ATGAATATTTGTTGCATAGGTAATGAAGAACATCAAATTTGGGATGATTTCATATCTCGTCATCCATCCGCCACATCCTACCATCAATATTCTTGGCGTAAGATAATAGAAAACAGCTTCGGTCACCCGTGCTATTACCTGGTGTTGTGGGCAGACAGTGGATTGGTCTCTGGTATATTGCCGCTTGTCCATATGAAAAGCATGCTATTTGGCAATTCCCTAGTTTCATTGCCCTTTGTTAATTATGGCGGACTGTTATGTGATTCTACTGACGCAGAGATTGCTCTGCTTAGAGAAACTGAGGCACTTCGTCAATCACTCGGTTCAGATCACGTCGAACTACGTCATATCGGGTCTGAGAAAGAACAACTTCCGTCACGGAAACGCAAGGTAACAATGATCCTTTCTCTGAACCAGGATGAGTCTGCTCAGTGGAAAGGGTTCAATGCAAAACTTAGAAACCAGATTCGAAAAGCAGAGAAGAGCGGACTTGAGCCTATAATCGGCCATTTGGACTTACTCGATGGTTTTTATGATGTCTTTGTCCGCAATATGCGAGACCTTGGAACTCCAGTTTATTCTAAGGAGTTTTTCAAGAACGTGCTAGAAGAGTTTCCTGACTCAAGTCGAATTATTGCAGTTAGGCATAAGGGGAAGGTCATCGCTGCTGGGATTGCCATCTGGTTCAGGGACACTATTGAAATCCCGTGGGCTTCGTCCATAGCTGATTACAGGAACTATTGTCCCAATAATATGCTGTATTGGGAGGCGATAAGGTTTGCTATCGGAAAAGGGTTTTCAAAATTCGATTTCGGTCGTTCCACACCTAATGAAGGTACCTACAATTTTAAGAAACAATGGGGAGCAGAACCAGTACAACTTTACTGGCAGTATCTGTTGGCAGAGGAAAAGCAACTGCCGAATCTGAATCCGAATAATCCAAAGTTTGGCATTGCAATCAGTGTTTGGAAAAGGCTCCCTGTTTGGGTGACACGGATATTGGGGCCGCGAATTGTGCGGAGTATCCCATGA
- a CDS encoding glycosyltransferase yields the protein MILIPVDKQAIKVKQIKVLQLGASTGLYGAERWILALIRSLPLDHLDLWVGAIKDSPLQQVDLCQEAEVSGFKTVIFEGFGRFNLHAVGLVRQFIKSNSIDILHTHGYKSDLIGIIATKGTACKVISTPHGWTKKPDLKLFCYEIIDRLIFPFCDAVVPLSKTMAEPLRKIPRLAKKLYLIPNGVDILEIETIDSVAEEMRRWKEEGTLIAGYIGRLISGKGIETLLTSLLEPGMDNWRLAIIGDGEQGDEFKSLSQRLGLCERVKFFGFRPDRLNFLRGFDAFVLPSESEGIPRCLMEAMAARVPVVASDIPGCRYLVDHKCTGLLFETNNASDLAQALLSLVSEPQLTQKLVNAAYDHVNTYYSASRMAREYGLLYERLLTDSII from the coding sequence TTGATACTGATTCCAGTGGATAAGCAGGCTATTAAAGTGAAACAGATTAAAGTCCTTCAGCTGGGAGCTTCAACGGGGCTATATGGCGCTGAGCGATGGATCTTAGCTCTAATAAGAAGTTTGCCCCTTGATCATCTTGACTTATGGGTTGGTGCGATTAAGGATTCACCTCTGCAGCAAGTAGATCTTTGCCAAGAGGCTGAGGTGTCGGGATTTAAAACCGTCATTTTTGAAGGTTTTGGCAGGTTTAATTTGCATGCAGTTGGACTTGTCAGGCAGTTTATCAAAAGTAACAGTATTGATATTCTTCATACCCATGGATATAAATCTGATCTTATAGGTATTATTGCGACCAAGGGAACAGCCTGTAAGGTAATATCCACCCCGCATGGCTGGACAAAAAAACCGGATTTAAAGTTGTTCTGCTATGAAATCATTGATCGATTAATATTTCCGTTCTGCGATGCGGTTGTCCCCTTATCAAAGACAATGGCGGAGCCACTTCGTAAAATTCCTAGATTAGCAAAAAAGCTTTACTTGATTCCCAATGGTGTTGATATTCTTGAAATCGAAACCATCGATTCGGTTGCCGAAGAAATGAGACGTTGGAAAGAAGAAGGGACTTTAATTGCTGGATATATTGGACGACTTATCTCTGGAAAGGGAATCGAAACTCTTTTGACGTCTCTTTTAGAGCCGGGTATGGACAATTGGCGCCTTGCTATAATCGGCGATGGTGAGCAAGGTGATGAATTTAAGTCACTGTCTCAACGCTTGGGGCTTTGTGAAAGGGTTAAATTTTTTGGGTTTCGCCCTGATCGGTTAAACTTTTTAAGAGGGTTTGATGCGTTTGTTCTCCCCTCAGAATCAGAGGGGATACCGAGGTGTCTAATGGAGGCTATGGCGGCAAGGGTGCCGGTAGTGGCCTCCGATATTCCGGGGTGTCGTTATTTGGTAGATCACAAATGTACTGGTTTGCTATTTGAGACCAATAATGCCAGTGACCTAGCTCAGGCGCTACTTAGTTTGGTATCTGAACCGCAATTGACTCAAAAGTTAGTTAATGCCGCATATGATCATGTGAATACTTATTATTCTGCAAGCAGGATGGCCAGGGAGTATGGTCTTCTCTATGAGCGTTTATTGACGGATTCCATAATTTAA
- a CDS encoding DUF3473 domain-containing protein yields the protein MLNALTIDVEDYFQVNAFAPYLSRDKWDLIPLRVVDNTLRILEMLDANNLKATFFILGWVAERESGLIREIQRRGHEIACHGYGHELIYDIGPERFREDLRRAKGIIEELIGSRVFGYRAPSYSITEKSLWALDILIEEGFTYDSSIFPVYHDTYGVPNSPRFPHCIKREAGSIMEFPLTTYPISFGKKEFRLPIAGGGYLRLFPAQFLVRAIRSINIIENQPAVLYFHPWEIDPQQPRIKAGLKSRFRHYLNLAGTEDKVKHIIGSLNFSTMTETLAVTV from the coding sequence ATGCTTAATGCATTGACCATAGATGTGGAGGATTATTTTCAAGTTAATGCATTTGCACCATATTTATCACGTGACAAATGGGATTTAATTCCGCTCCGGGTTGTTGATAATACCCTTCGTATTCTGGAGATGCTTGATGCTAATAATCTAAAAGCAACATTTTTTATCCTGGGTTGGGTAGCCGAAAGAGAGTCGGGTCTGATAAGAGAAATTCAGCGCAGGGGGCACGAGATAGCTTGTCATGGTTACGGACATGAGTTGATATATGATATTGGGCCAGAACGATTCAGGGAAGACCTCAGGCGTGCTAAAGGGATAATTGAGGAGTTGATTGGATCTAGAGTTTTCGGATACCGTGCCCCAAGTTACTCAATAACTGAAAAATCGCTCTGGGCTCTGGATATACTCATTGAAGAAGGTTTTACCTATGATTCTAGTATATTCCCAGTCTACCACGATACATATGGTGTGCCGAATTCACCACGTTTCCCTCATTGTATCAAACGTGAAGCTGGTTCTATAATGGAATTTCCACTGACAACATATCCGATCAGCTTCGGTAAAAAGGAATTCCGCCTTCCTATAGCAGGTGGAGGGTACCTAAGACTGTTCCCCGCTCAATTTCTTGTGCGAGCCATTCGTTCAATAAATATAATTGAGAATCAACCCGCAGTCCTTTATTTCCATCCATGGGAAATTGACCCCCAACAGCCTCGCATTAAGGCGGGTTTAAAGTCCCGGTTTCGGCACTACCTCAATCTTGCCGGAACAGAGGACAAAGTGAAGCACATTATCGGATCGTTGAATTTTAGTACAATGACTGAAACTCTGGCAGTAACTGTATGA
- a CDS encoding GNAT family N-acetyltransferase, with product MEEKTNTLFKIFMNMAISILHHLPGQPIKVYFYYALRASAIDFSLSKKDMTVVIREGSKDDIDALVSCTDKRGRFLDRFTMGDHCLIAMDMDVVVGYLWFSDRDVFREEQSKYTFRIQNDTVYSYDVYVRPQYRQHGVLSQFFAVIYDWMKQYSKNTITILIDFNNDISIKAHVKKGFVPFKKILCISIYGKSLFIEQKIPES from the coding sequence ATGGAAGAGAAAACAAATACACTATTTAAAATTTTCATGAATATGGCTATTAGCATTTTACACCATTTACCTGGTCAACCTATAAAAGTTTATTTCTATTACGCTCTAAGGGCATCAGCTATTGACTTTAGTCTTTCAAAAAAAGATATGACTGTTGTCATACGTGAAGGTAGTAAAGACGATATCGATGCTCTAGTGAGTTGCACTGACAAAAGAGGCCGATTTCTGGATCGTTTTACTATGGGCGATCATTGCCTTATTGCTATGGACATGGATGTAGTGGTTGGGTATTTGTGGTTCAGTGATCGTGATGTTTTTAGAGAAGAACAATCAAAGTACACCTTTCGGATTCAGAATGATACGGTGTATTCTTATGATGTATATGTAAGGCCGCAATATCGCCAGCATGGGGTTCTCAGTCAGTTCTTTGCTGTTATTTATGACTGGATGAAGCAATATTCTAAAAACACAATTACTATATTGATCGACTTTAATAACGATATATCTATAAAGGCTCATGTTAAGAAGGGGTTTGTGCCATTCAAGAAAATATTGTGCATAAGCATTTATGGGAAAAGTTTATTTATAGAGCAAAAGATACCTGAAAGTTAG